From Alienimonas californiensis, a single genomic window includes:
- a CDS encoding UbiA family prenyltransferase, translating to MTKTDPKAPSNLRPWLRLVRLPALFTAPADVLAGFAIMHGGWTPWQPLVALVGAGVCLYGGGMVLNDWFDRNRDAAERSDRPLPSGEVSPKAAALLGFGLLAVGVALGFLGGALAGNALRSGLVALAVAALVILYDGPLKRTLLACPTMGACRATNLLLGASALPFLHHGGVWTVALGMGCYVGGVTLYARREASVSDTHLLSAGLAAVSLGFATLAYAYYTQKWVTASPLLPIAVLATVAISVIRRMAAGLSDPRPEVVGPAVGVAVMSIITLGGVHVMAATADAALTLATVLLLVPAVLLKRVASVT from the coding sequence GTGACGAAAACGGACCCGAAAGCGCCCTCCAACCTGCGGCCCTGGTTGCGGCTGGTCCGCCTGCCGGCTCTGTTTACCGCCCCGGCGGACGTGCTGGCCGGCTTCGCCATCATGCACGGCGGCTGGACGCCCTGGCAGCCGTTGGTCGCGCTAGTCGGCGCCGGCGTCTGCCTGTACGGCGGCGGGATGGTGTTGAACGACTGGTTCGACCGGAACCGCGACGCCGCAGAACGCTCCGACCGCCCCCTGCCCTCCGGCGAGGTCAGCCCGAAGGCCGCGGCGCTACTGGGCTTCGGCCTGCTGGCGGTCGGGGTGGCGCTGGGGTTCCTCGGCGGGGCCCTCGCCGGGAACGCGCTCCGTAGCGGACTGGTCGCCCTCGCCGTCGCGGCGCTGGTAATCCTCTACGACGGACCGCTGAAACGCACCCTGCTGGCCTGCCCGACGATGGGCGCCTGCCGGGCGACGAACCTGCTGCTTGGGGCCAGCGCCCTGCCCTTCCTGCATCACGGCGGCGTGTGGACGGTCGCCCTGGGAATGGGCTGCTACGTCGGCGGGGTGACCCTGTACGCCCGCCGCGAAGCGAGCGTCAGCGACACGCACCTGCTCTCCGCCGGCCTCGCGGCCGTCTCTCTGGGCTTCGCCACGCTGGCTTACGCCTATTACACGCAGAAATGGGTCACCGCCTCCCCGCTCCTGCCAATCGCGGTGCTGGCGACCGTGGCGATCTCCGTGATCCGCCGGATGGCGGCCGGGCTGTCGGATCCCCGGCCGGAGGTCGTCGGCCCGGCGGTGGGAGTGGCGGTGATGAGCATCATCACTCTCGGCGGCGTGCACGTGATGGCCGCGACCGCCGACGCGGCGCTGACGCTGGCGACCGTGCTCCTGCTCGTCCCCGCGGTCCTGCTGAAACGGGTGGCCTCGGTCACCTGA
- a CDS encoding phospho-sugar mutase, producing the protein MPDAAPPPPAPPEVAAAVERGDLSAGASENIARALADAHRSGSHAAIRELIDAGDWAELDALYFEVIPFGTGGRRGRMSDHGTATMNPRTVAESADGLARYLADQFPEKAAKRGGLSAVVAHDTRHRSEEFARLTATTLAARGVRTFVFRGFRSTPELSFAVRHLGCDAGVMLTASHNPPSDNGFKAYWNTGGQVLPPHDRGIIDAVYASAAVPTIGFDEAVDDGLIEVIGEEIDSAYISAVADLSLSSNRDVAAVYTSLHGVGETNVFNVLDRAGFRGVELLDSQRDPDGGFPTVDANFPNPERLEVYEPAIARAKEIDADLVLATDPDSDRLGVCAKGTGGEFRHLSGNRVGALICDHVLRKRSQQGTLPANGYVVETLVTTRLIGRIAQAQKVRVIDDLLVGFKYIGQTMDQEGPDAFLFGAEESLGYLAGQYARDKDAAVAALYVMELAASLKSGGKTLHDRLDELFVAHGYHTEGQFSEKLPGSGGKEITAKLMKAFRSAPPTALGGVELAKVLDYADHEVRSLPGNERIDALPEPDGNLLIFQSDAGSGTAVRVAVRPSGTEPKIKFYTFATAPVSDAGALPNVKAATDATLAKVQGDLSAWVAAQLDELS; encoded by the coding sequence GTGCCAGACGCCGCACCGCCCCCCCCCGCCCCGCCCGAAGTCGCCGCCGCCGTGGAGCGCGGGGACCTGTCCGCCGGCGCCTCGGAGAACATCGCCCGGGCCCTCGCCGACGCCCACCGCTCCGGCAGTCACGCGGCGATCCGCGAGTTGATCGACGCCGGCGACTGGGCGGAGCTGGACGCTCTCTACTTCGAGGTGATTCCCTTCGGCACCGGCGGGCGCCGCGGCCGGATGAGCGACCACGGCACGGCGACGATGAACCCCCGCACGGTCGCCGAAAGCGCCGACGGGCTGGCCCGCTACCTCGCCGATCAGTTCCCGGAAAAGGCGGCCAAGCGGGGGGGGCTGTCGGCCGTCGTCGCTCACGACACCCGTCATCGCAGTGAAGAGTTCGCCCGGCTGACCGCCACCACGCTGGCGGCTCGGGGCGTGCGGACCTTCGTGTTCCGTGGCTTCCGCAGCACGCCGGAGCTGTCGTTCGCCGTCCGTCACCTCGGCTGCGACGCCGGCGTGATGCTCACCGCCAGCCACAATCCGCCCTCGGACAACGGCTTCAAGGCTTACTGGAACACCGGCGGGCAGGTCCTCCCCCCGCACGACCGCGGCATCATCGACGCGGTCTACGCCAGCGCCGCGGTCCCGACGATCGGCTTCGACGAAGCCGTGGACGACGGCCTGATCGAGGTGATCGGCGAGGAGATCGATTCCGCCTACATCTCCGCCGTCGCCGACCTCAGTCTCTCCAGCAATCGGGACGTCGCGGCCGTCTACACGTCCCTGCACGGAGTGGGCGAAACGAACGTCTTTAACGTCCTCGACCGGGCCGGCTTCCGCGGGGTGGAACTGCTCGACTCCCAGCGGGACCCGGACGGCGGCTTCCCCACCGTCGACGCCAACTTCCCGAACCCGGAACGGCTGGAGGTCTACGAACCGGCGATCGCCCGGGCGAAGGAGATCGACGCCGACCTCGTCCTCGCCACCGACCCGGACAGCGACCGCCTCGGCGTGTGCGCGAAGGGGACCGGCGGGGAGTTCCGCCACCTCAGCGGGAACCGCGTCGGGGCGCTGATCTGCGATCACGTACTGCGGAAACGCTCTCAGCAGGGCACGCTGCCGGCGAACGGCTACGTGGTCGAAACGCTGGTGACCACCCGGCTGATCGGTCGGATCGCCCAGGCCCAGAAGGTGCGGGTCATCGACGACCTGTTGGTCGGCTTCAAATACATCGGGCAGACGATGGATCAGGAGGGGCCGGACGCCTTCCTGTTCGGGGCGGAGGAATCGCTGGGCTACCTCGCCGGGCAGTACGCCCGGGATAAGGACGCGGCCGTCGCGGCCCTGTACGTGATGGAACTCGCCGCCAGCCTGAAGTCCGGCGGCAAAACGCTGCACGATCGGCTGGACGAGTTGTTCGTCGCCCACGGCTATCACACCGAGGGCCAGTTCAGCGAGAAGCTGCCCGGCAGCGGGGGCAAGGAGATCACCGCCAAGTTGATGAAGGCCTTCCGCAGCGCTCCGCCCACGGCGTTGGGTGGCGTCGAACTGGCGAAGGTCCTCGACTATGCCGACCACGAAGTGCGCTCCCTGCCTGGCAACGAACGCATCGATGCCCTGCCGGAGCCGGACGGGAACCTGCTGATCTTCCAGAGCGACGCCGGCTCCGGCACGGCGGTGCGGGTCGCTGTGCGGCCCAGCGGCACGGAGCCGAAGATCAAATTTTACACCTTCGCCACCGCCCCGGTCTCCGACGCCGGCGCCCTGCCGAACGTGAAAGCCGCCACGGACGCGACCCTCGCCAAGGTGCAGGGCGACCTGTCGGCCTGGGTCGCGGCGCAGCTGGACGAGCTGTCGTAG
- a CDS encoding arylsulfatase: MIRSLALALLLAAGPAAAEDFRSIPANRPNVLLILTDDQGWGDIHSHGNEQLDTPNLDRLAAEGARFERFFVSPVCAPTRAAMLTGRYSLRCGVHGVTRGHETMRSGEVTIAELLKDVGYRTGCFGKWHNGAHPGVDPLGQGFEEFAGFTAGHWNNYFDPLLPHPPKFAATRVEPANPDGPRRVEGYIADIFTDAAIRFISERSGTGEDAKSGEPSGDPWFCYVPYNTPHWPPQAPEELFAKYVDRGVSVEDAAAYAMVENIDRNVGRLLSALDQWGMAENTIVLFLTDNGPNGNRYNGDLRGRKGSVHEGGVRVPLFVRWPDRIEPGTVVERNAAHVDLLPTLCDLIGVEPPADRPLDGVSLKPLLMKGMDAAWPDRRLFTFKDWRGTPNGRQGAVRTDRWRCVREGKDWQLFDMLADPGETTDVGGQFPEVRDELGAAFAAKWEEVTADGFDPVPTIISTDDERGVELPAHEAELHPGKGEGIRYTGPNGWANDWITGWTDVDASASWPVRFEQYADYEIGLLYAATPDQAGAEIAIDFELADRPDAKHQARIGRVEYDLNQPHLAQPYPSPDRFPRPEAYERPWREVRLGSLTIGPGEGTLRLFGKKKAGESFPEIKAVRVRPIRR; this comes from the coding sequence ATGATCCGTTCGCTCGCCCTCGCCCTGCTGCTCGCCGCCGGTCCGGCGGCGGCGGAGGACTTTCGCTCGATCCCGGCGAACCGGCCGAACGTCCTGCTGATCCTCACGGACGATCAGGGCTGGGGAGACATCCACTCCCACGGCAACGAACAGCTCGACACGCCGAATCTGGACCGCCTCGCCGCGGAGGGCGCCCGGTTCGAGCGGTTCTTCGTCAGCCCGGTCTGCGCCCCGACGCGGGCGGCGATGCTGACCGGCCGCTACAGCCTGCGGTGCGGCGTCCACGGCGTGACCCGCGGCCACGAAACGATGCGGTCGGGGGAGGTCACGATCGCCGAACTGCTGAAGGACGTCGGCTATCGCACCGGCTGTTTCGGGAAGTGGCACAACGGCGCCCACCCCGGCGTCGACCCGCTCGGGCAGGGCTTCGAGGAGTTCGCCGGCTTCACCGCCGGGCACTGGAACAACTACTTCGACCCCCTCCTGCCGCACCCGCCGAAGTTCGCCGCGACCCGCGTCGAGCCTGCAAATCCCGACGGCCCGCGGCGGGTCGAGGGCTATATCGCGGACATCTTCACCGACGCCGCAATCCGGTTCATCTCAGAGCGCTCCGGAACAGGGGAAGACGCGAAGTCCGGCGAGCCGAGCGGCGACCCGTGGTTCTGCTACGTCCCCTACAACACCCCGCACTGGCCGCCGCAGGCGCCGGAGGAACTGTTCGCGAAATACGTGGACCGCGGCGTCAGCGTCGAGGACGCTGCCGCCTACGCGATGGTGGAAAACATCGACCGCAACGTCGGCCGTCTGCTGTCGGCGCTGGATCAGTGGGGGATGGCGGAGAACACGATCGTGCTGTTCCTCACGGACAACGGCCCGAACGGCAACCGCTACAACGGCGACCTCCGCGGCCGGAAAGGCTCCGTCCACGAGGGCGGCGTGCGGGTGCCGCTGTTCGTCCGCTGGCCGGACCGAATCGAGCCGGGCACGGTCGTGGAGCGGAACGCGGCCCACGTCGATCTGCTGCCCACGCTCTGCGACCTGATCGGCGTCGAACCGCCCGCCGACCGCCCGCTGGACGGGGTGAGCCTCAAACCCCTGTTGATGAAGGGGATGGACGCCGCCTGGCCGGATCGGCGGCTGTTCACCTTCAAAGACTGGCGGGGCACGCCGAACGGTCGGCAGGGCGCCGTCCGCACCGACCGCTGGCGCTGCGTGCGGGAGGGTAAGGATTGGCAACTGTTCGATATGCTTGCCGATCCCGGCGAGACCACCGACGTCGGCGGGCAGTTCCCCGAAGTTCGCGACGAACTGGGCGCGGCGTTCGCGGCCAAGTGGGAGGAGGTGACCGCCGACGGGTTCGACCCCGTGCCGACGATCATCAGCACCGACGATGAGAGGGGCGTGGAACTGCCGGCCCACGAAGCCGAGCTTCATCCCGGCAAGGGCGAGGGCATCCGGTACACCGGGCCGAACGGGTGGGCGAACGACTGGATCACCGGTTGGACCGACGTCGACGCGAGCGCGTCCTGGCCGGTGCGGTTCGAGCAATACGCCGATTACGAGATCGGTCTGCTATACGCCGCGACCCCCGATCAAGCGGGCGCCGAGATCGCAATCGACTTCGAGCTCGCGGACCGGCCGGACGCGAAGCATCAGGCCCGCATTGGCCGGGTCGAGTACGACCTCAACCAGCCGCACCTCGCGCAGCCGTACCCCTCGCCGGATCGCTTCCCCCGCCCGGAGGCCTACGAGCGGCCATGGAGAGAGGTGCGGCTCGGCAGCCTCACGATCGGTCCGGGGGAGGGAACACTGCGACTGTTCGGCAAAAAGAAGGCCGGCGAGAGCTTTCCCGAAATCAAAGCGGTCCGCGTTCGGCCGATTCGTCGCTGA